From the genome of Arvicola amphibius chromosome 9, mArvAmp1.2, whole genome shotgun sequence, one region includes:
- the Nrbp2 gene encoding nuclear receptor-binding protein 2 isoform X3, translated as MRRRSRPCLSSWRWWTTPTSSSCTSIGWTPLRPARGLKQFLKKTKKNHKAMNARAWKRWCTQILSALSFLHACSPPIIHGNLTSDTIFIQHNGLIKIGSVWYRIFSNALPDDLRSPIRAEREELRNLHFFPPEYGEVNDGTAVDIFSFGMCALEMAVLEIQANGDTRVTEEAIARARHSLSDPNMREFILSCLARDPARRPSAHNLLFHRVLFEVHSLKLLAAHCFIQHQYLMPENVVEEKTKAMDLHAVLAEMPQPHGPPMQWRYSEVSFLELDKFLEDVRNGIYPLMNFAAARPLGLPRVLAPPPEEAQKVKTPTPEPFDSETRKVVQMQCNLERSEDKARWHLTLLLVLEDRLHRQLTYDLLPTDSAQDLAAELVHYGFLHEDDRTKLAAFLETTFLNCQLRTLLSF; from the exons ATGAG GAGAAGATCCAGACCATGTTTGAGCAGCTGGCGCTGGTGGACCACCCCAACATCGTCAAGCTGCACAAGTATTGGCTGGACGCCTCTGAGGCCCGCGCGAGG CCTCAAGCAGTTCCTCAAAAAGACCAAGAAGAATCACAAGGCCATGAACGCCCGG GCCTGGAAGCGCTGGTGTACGCAGATCCTGTCGGCACTCAG TTTTTTGCACGCCTGCAGTCCCCCCATCATCCACGGGAACCTGACCAGCGACACCATCTTCATTCAGCACAATGGCCTCATCAAGATCGGCTCTG TGTGGTACCGCATCTTCTCCAATG CACTTCCTGATGATCTCCGGAGCCCCATCCGCGCTGAGCGGGAGGAACTTCGAAACCTGCACTTTTTCCCACCAGAGTATGGCG AGGTCAATGATGGGACTGCAGTGGACATCTTCTCCTTTGGGATGTGTGCACTGGAG ATGGCTGTACTGGAGATCCAAGCCAATGGGGATACCCGGGTCACCGAGGAGGCTATTGCTCGAGCCAGGCACTCGCTGAGTGACCCCAACATGCGG GAATTCATCCTCTCCTGCCTGGCCCGGGACCCTGCCCGCCGGCCCTCTGCCCACAACCTCCTCTTCCACCGAGTGCTCTTCGAGGTGCATTCTCTGAAGCTGCTGGCAGCCCACTGCTTCATCCAGCATCAGT ACCTCATGCCGGAAAACGTGGTAGAGGAAAAGACCAAGGCAATGGACCTGCACGCCGTCCTGGCTGAGATGCCCCAGCCCCATGGACCCCCAATGCAGTGGCG GTACTCAGAGGTCTCCTTCTTGGAGCTGGACAAATTCCTAGAGGATGTCAG GAATGGGATCTACCCACTGATGAATTTTGCGGCTGCCCGGCCCCTGGGACTTCCCCGTGTGTTAGCTCCACCCCCGGAGGAGGCCCAGAAGGTCAAAACCCCAACGCCGGAACCCTTTGACTCAGAGACCAGGAAG GTGGTCCAGATGCAGTGCAACTTGGAGAGAAGCGAGGACAAGGCTCGGTGGCAC CTTACTCTGCTTTTGGTGCTGGAGGACCGCCTACATCGGCAGCTGACCTATGACCTGCTCCCAA CCGACAGTGCCCAGGACCTCGCTGCTGAACTAGTGCATTACGGCTTCCTGCACGAG GACGACCGGACAAAGCTAGCAGCCTTCCTGGAGACCACCTTTCTCAA CTGCCAACTAAGAACCCTTCTCAGCTTCTAG
- the Nrbp2 gene encoding nuclear receptor-binding protein 2 isoform X1, giving the protein MAAPEPAPRRGREREREREDESEDESDILEESPCGRWQKRREQVNQGNMPGIQSTFLAMDTEEGVEVVWNELHFGDRKAFSAHEEKIQTMFEQLALVDHPNIVKLHKYWLDASEARARPQAVPQKDQEESQGHERPGMGSGLGSEGSPKELRDSSGVGGFRVASGQERGSGRAPQAQQPFGAHPTESCVRCQAWKRWCTQILSALSFLHACSPPIIHGNLTSDTIFIQHNGLIKIGSVWYRIFSNALPDDLRSPIRAEREELRNLHFFPPEYGEVNDGTAVDIFSFGMCALEMAVLEIQANGDTRVTEEAIARARHSLSDPNMREFILSCLARDPARRPSAHNLLFHRVLFEVHSLKLLAAHCFIQHQYLMPENVVEEKTKAMDLHAVLAEMPQPHGPPMQWRYSEVSFLELDKFLEDVRNGIYPLMNFAAARPLGLPRVLAPPPEEAQKVKTPTPEPFDSETRKVVQMQCNLERSEDKARWHLTLLLVLEDRLHRQLTYDLLPTDSAQDLAAELVHYGFLHEDDRTKLAAFLETTFLNCQLRTLLSF; this is encoded by the exons ATGGCGGCCCCGGAGCCGGCCCCAAGGCGAGGTCGGGAGCGCGAGCGGGAGCGGGAGGACGAGAGCGAGGACGAGAGCGACATCCTGGAGGAGAGCCCGTGTGGCCGCTGGCAGAAGCGGCGGGAGCAG GTGAACCAAGGAAACATGCCGGGGATTCAGAGCACCTTTCTGGCCATGGACACTGAAGAGGGAGTAGAAGTGGTGTGGAACGAACTCCACTTCGGAGATAGGAAGGCCTTTTCGGCCCATGAG GAGAAGATCCAGACCATGTTTGAGCAGCTGGCGCTGGTGGACCACCCCAACATCGTCAAGCTGCACAAGTATTGGCTGGACGCCTCTGAGGCCCGCGCGAGG CCTCAAGCAGTTCCTCAAAAAGACCAAGAAGAATCACAAGGCCATGAACGCCCGGGTATGGGGAGTGGGCTAGGGTCTGAAGGGAGTCCAAAAGAACTTAGGGACAgtagtggggtgggggggttcaGAGTGGCCTCGGGACAGGAGCGGGGTAGCGGGCGGGCTCCGCAGGCTCAGCAGCCTTTTGGTGCCCACCCGACGGAGTCGTGCGTCCGCTGCCAGGCCTGGAAGCGCTGGTGTACGCAGATCCTGTCGGCACTCAG TTTTTTGCACGCCTGCAGTCCCCCCATCATCCACGGGAACCTGACCAGCGACACCATCTTCATTCAGCACAATGGCCTCATCAAGATCGGCTCTG TGTGGTACCGCATCTTCTCCAATG CACTTCCTGATGATCTCCGGAGCCCCATCCGCGCTGAGCGGGAGGAACTTCGAAACCTGCACTTTTTCCCACCAGAGTATGGCG AGGTCAATGATGGGACTGCAGTGGACATCTTCTCCTTTGGGATGTGTGCACTGGAG ATGGCTGTACTGGAGATCCAAGCCAATGGGGATACCCGGGTCACCGAGGAGGCTATTGCTCGAGCCAGGCACTCGCTGAGTGACCCCAACATGCGG GAATTCATCCTCTCCTGCCTGGCCCGGGACCCTGCCCGCCGGCCCTCTGCCCACAACCTCCTCTTCCACCGAGTGCTCTTCGAGGTGCATTCTCTGAAGCTGCTGGCAGCCCACTGCTTCATCCAGCATCAGT ACCTCATGCCGGAAAACGTGGTAGAGGAAAAGACCAAGGCAATGGACCTGCACGCCGTCCTGGCTGAGATGCCCCAGCCCCATGGACCCCCAATGCAGTGGCG GTACTCAGAGGTCTCCTTCTTGGAGCTGGACAAATTCCTAGAGGATGTCAG GAATGGGATCTACCCACTGATGAATTTTGCGGCTGCCCGGCCCCTGGGACTTCCCCGTGTGTTAGCTCCACCCCCGGAGGAGGCCCAGAAGGTCAAAACCCCAACGCCGGAACCCTTTGACTCAGAGACCAGGAAG GTGGTCCAGATGCAGTGCAACTTGGAGAGAAGCGAGGACAAGGCTCGGTGGCAC CTTACTCTGCTTTTGGTGCTGGAGGACCGCCTACATCGGCAGCTGACCTATGACCTGCTCCCAA CCGACAGTGCCCAGGACCTCGCTGCTGAACTAGTGCATTACGGCTTCCTGCACGAG GACGACCGGACAAAGCTAGCAGCCTTCCTGGAGACCACCTTTCTCAA CTGCCAACTAAGAACCCTTCTCAGCTTCTAG
- the Nrbp2 gene encoding nuclear receptor-binding protein 2 isoform X2: MAAPEPAPRRGREREREREDESEDESDILEESPCGRWQKRREQVNQGNMPGIQSTFLAMDTEEGVEVVWNELHFGDRKAFSAHEEKIQTMFEQLALVDHPNIVKLHKYWLDASEARARVIFITEYVSSGSLKQFLKKTKKNHKAMNARAWKRWCTQILSALSFLHACSPPIIHGNLTSDTIFIQHNGLIKIGSVWYRIFSNALPDDLRSPIRAEREELRNLHFFPPEYGEVNDGTAVDIFSFGMCALEMAVLEIQANGDTRVTEEAIARARHSLSDPNMREFILSCLARDPARRPSAHNLLFHRVLFEVHSLKLLAAHCFIQHQYLMPENVVEEKTKAMDLHAVLAEMPQPHGPPMQWRYSEVSFLELDKFLEDVRNGIYPLMNFAAARPLGLPRVLAPPPEEAQKVKTPTPEPFDSETRKVVQMQCNLERSEDKARWHLTLLLVLEDRLHRQLTYDLLPTDSAQDLAAELVHYGFLHEDDRTKLAAFLETTFLNCQLRTLLSF, encoded by the exons ATGGCGGCCCCGGAGCCGGCCCCAAGGCGAGGTCGGGAGCGCGAGCGGGAGCGGGAGGACGAGAGCGAGGACGAGAGCGACATCCTGGAGGAGAGCCCGTGTGGCCGCTGGCAGAAGCGGCGGGAGCAG GTGAACCAAGGAAACATGCCGGGGATTCAGAGCACCTTTCTGGCCATGGACACTGAAGAGGGAGTAGAAGTGGTGTGGAACGAACTCCACTTCGGAGATAGGAAGGCCTTTTCGGCCCATGAG GAGAAGATCCAGACCATGTTTGAGCAGCTGGCGCTGGTGGACCACCCCAACATCGTCAAGCTGCACAAGTATTGGCTGGACGCCTCTGAGGCCCGCGCGAGG GTCATCTTCATCACAGAATACGTGTCGTCTGGCAGCCTCAAGCAGTTCCTCAAAAAGACCAAGAAGAATCACAAGGCCATGAACGCCCGG GCCTGGAAGCGCTGGTGTACGCAGATCCTGTCGGCACTCAG TTTTTTGCACGCCTGCAGTCCCCCCATCATCCACGGGAACCTGACCAGCGACACCATCTTCATTCAGCACAATGGCCTCATCAAGATCGGCTCTG TGTGGTACCGCATCTTCTCCAATG CACTTCCTGATGATCTCCGGAGCCCCATCCGCGCTGAGCGGGAGGAACTTCGAAACCTGCACTTTTTCCCACCAGAGTATGGCG AGGTCAATGATGGGACTGCAGTGGACATCTTCTCCTTTGGGATGTGTGCACTGGAG ATGGCTGTACTGGAGATCCAAGCCAATGGGGATACCCGGGTCACCGAGGAGGCTATTGCTCGAGCCAGGCACTCGCTGAGTGACCCCAACATGCGG GAATTCATCCTCTCCTGCCTGGCCCGGGACCCTGCCCGCCGGCCCTCTGCCCACAACCTCCTCTTCCACCGAGTGCTCTTCGAGGTGCATTCTCTGAAGCTGCTGGCAGCCCACTGCTTCATCCAGCATCAGT ACCTCATGCCGGAAAACGTGGTAGAGGAAAAGACCAAGGCAATGGACCTGCACGCCGTCCTGGCTGAGATGCCCCAGCCCCATGGACCCCCAATGCAGTGGCG GTACTCAGAGGTCTCCTTCTTGGAGCTGGACAAATTCCTAGAGGATGTCAG GAATGGGATCTACCCACTGATGAATTTTGCGGCTGCCCGGCCCCTGGGACTTCCCCGTGTGTTAGCTCCACCCCCGGAGGAGGCCCAGAAGGTCAAAACCCCAACGCCGGAACCCTTTGACTCAGAGACCAGGAAG GTGGTCCAGATGCAGTGCAACTTGGAGAGAAGCGAGGACAAGGCTCGGTGGCAC CTTACTCTGCTTTTGGTGCTGGAGGACCGCCTACATCGGCAGCTGACCTATGACCTGCTCCCAA CCGACAGTGCCCAGGACCTCGCTGCTGAACTAGTGCATTACGGCTTCCTGCACGAG GACGACCGGACAAAGCTAGCAGCCTTCCTGGAGACCACCTTTCTCAA CTGCCAACTAAGAACCCTTCTCAGCTTCTAG